TTATATTAGGGTATAAAGGGTGTAACTAATTATACTAACTTCGCGAAAAACGCACCGCGAGCGGTCGCGGCAAATAGTCTCTCTTAGCCTGTCTCGGGCGGCTGTTGCCGTCGCACCTGAGAGATGGAGATTTCTTACGAAACGGCTCTGTTTACTCCTCAGTCGTTGATCGTTCGATTCGGAAACTTCGAATCTCATCGAGAGTATCAGCGGTCTCATACGGCCAAACTCATCGAATTACTGTCGTATTGAATCAGCATGGGTAGCTTGAAGCGTCGGGTTCGCAGAAAAATAATCGAGAGTGAGACTGCTTCCCTCGTTGCTGTCCCGTTAGTCGTCTGCGGTTGCCTGCTGCTCGGTGATGTATTTGACAATTTCGTCCGTTTCAGTTTTGAAATCGTCAAGGTCGGTCTCATTCCCGTGGAGAATCGTCGAGAAGTATTTCGTGTCGGCGGCGAGGTTGACAGCTTCCTTGAGCTCCTCGTCCTTGACGCCACTCAACCGCGCCTCCTCCGTGTGGAAGTAGGTACAGAAAGGACAGCTAATCGCGGCTGCGACGCCGACCCCAATGAGTGCTTTCTCGCGCGCGGACAGTTCGGTGTCTTCTCCCAAGTTGAGGTCGCGAAAGAGCCCCCAACTGTGTTCACTCGCCGATTCTGCCAAGTTCTCCATCCAACTCGGAACTTGGCCGAGCATTCCCTCCATCTCTTGTTGTGTGGCTTTCGATACCATCAGTTACACACCTTCACCTCCGAATCCGATGTGATAGGAGGTGTAATTATTAGGACGAATTAGGTTACTAAAGTTATGAGGTGGTTGGGTGAGTATAATCTACCTGTATCGACGACTTTCTTCAGAGCTGTGTAGTTAGTACACCAGCCTAACGAACGGGCCACCACCGGAGCCCACTAACCAGCCTGTATCAATTGACCGTACTGTATATCCGGCGTTCACTCCCGAACCGCGGCGTCTGCGTCCTCGATGACAGCGGTGAGTACCTTCTGTTGAGCCTTCCGGAGGTGATTGTGCAGCGTCGGCGACGAGACGTCCATCGAGGCAGCCAGCTCCTCTGCGGTCGAGCCACGGGGCCACTCGAAGTAGCCCGAAAAGTAGGCCGCCCGGAGTACCGAGCGCTGTTTCTCGGTGAGGCTGTCTGTCATCACCTGTCGCGGGCCCGAACTGGTCTGGGTGGGCCGCTCGATTTCTCGCTTCGAGACGAGTTCTGAGTCTGCGAACACGTCGGTCAGGTCCTCGACCACCGCTCGAACGTCGGTGCGCCGCGAGAACACGCCCGCCACCTCAGCGACGCCGTCTTCGACGGTCATCGTCTCGACGGTTCCACCGCGTGCGACGAGCGTCGAAACGACCGTCTGGTCGGTCACGACGAACTCGAGGAGGGCTCCCGACGCGAAGTCGCGAATCAGCCGCGCTTCGGTGACCGAGTCGGTGTCGTCGATTGCGTCGAGAACGGCCCGCACTTCGGCCCCGCGGACGGTCACGAAGTAGAGGAGGGCGTGGTCTTCGACCGGGACGACGCCTTCGACTTCGAACCCACAACCGAGTCGCTGGGCGGTGGCGACGAGGAAGTCCTGTGAATCGGTCGTCCGAAACGCCAGTTCGACCCCGGTGTCGGCGAGCAGGAGACGTTTTCGTTCGAGCGACGTGATGACCTCGCCGACCCGTCTGGCAACGTCCGTGAGCAGTTCGCGGTCGGCCGACTCGACCGACGGGTGGGCCACACAGAGCAGTCCGTTGACGCGTTCGTTCGACTTGAGTGGGGCGACGACGAGCGCACAGCCCGTGAGCCGCCCGCCGACGTGGGCGAGGACGTTTCGGATGACGATCGCCTGTGATTCGCCCTCGAAGCTGTCGACGCCGCCGGCCTCGTCCACGATGTCCCGCAGGTCAGTCTCGCCCTCGCGGTGGTTCGCGTACGTCCGGGGGACGCCCTGTTCGTCGCACACCCACACGGTGCGGTACTCCCCGGCGAGCACCTCACACGTCGCCCGTTCTACCTCCTCGCGTGTCGTGGCGTCTGCGAGTTCCGTCCCGAGTGCGTGGACGCACGAGAGCAGCGCGTCGCTTCGCGCCGACGGCGCATCGTTCGGTTCTGTGCCCTCCTGCCCATGCGGCGCACGAAGCGGTTCGAACGCGTCGATGATGGCCGCTCTTGAGGGTGGTTCGAGATAGGGGTCGAGGCTTTCGAGGCTCTTCCACCCGCCGACGGCTCTGACGACCTGCGGATGGATGCCCTCGCATTCGAGGAGATGGTGGGCGTAGTACTGGCGCAGGTCGCGGGGCGAGACCGA
This sequence is a window from Haladaptatus sp. QDMS2. Protein-coding genes within it:
- a CDS encoding carboxymuconolactone decarboxylase family protein, with product MEGMLGQVPSWMENLAESASEHSWGLFRDLNLGEDTELSAREKALIGVGVAAAISCPFCTYFHTEEARLSGVKDEELKEAVNLAADTKYFSTILHGNETDLDDFKTETDEIVKYITEQQATADD
- a CDS encoding bacterio-opsin activator domain-containing protein; its protein translation is MNREESTFLTPRAYSRLKRATETYREELVVSLMGEAGLRPSEVARFTPRDLVEQERDGETHAFLRISSDERERAAYLLPDVAHDLRKFVAVNDRDPDDDVFDVSPRRIQMLVTDVAARTDDERLQSVSPRDLRQYYAHHLLECEGIHPQVVRAVGGWKSLESLDPYLEPPSRAAIIDAFEPLRAPHGQEGTEPNDAPSARSDALLSCVHALGTELADATTREEVERATCEVLAGEYRTVWVCDEQGVPRTYANHREGETDLRDIVDEAGGVDSFEGESQAIVIRNVLAHVGGRLTGCALVVAPLKSNERVNGLLCVAHPSVESADRELLTDVARRVGEVITSLERKRLLLADTGVELAFRTTDSQDFLVATAQRLGCGFEVEGVVPVEDHALLYFVTVRGAEVRAVLDAIDDTDSVTEARLIRDFASGALLEFVVTDQTVVSTLVARGGTVETMTVEDGVAEVAGVFSRRTDVRAVVEDLTDVFADSELVSKREIERPTQTSSGPRQVMTDSLTEKQRSVLRAAYFSGYFEWPRGSTAEELAASMDVSSPTLHNHLRKAQQKVLTAVIEDADAAVRE